The following are encoded in a window of Methanobrevibacter sp. V74 genomic DNA:
- a CDS encoding AAA family ATPase: MVLVNMDDVIYNYIQKQLSEVPMILNRRLSYNGIEFNSKYEFRKLKSMIDSFLNNESEERYFVLPGIRGVGKTTILFQCYEYLLKEKNFNSNDLLYISCETTNFAGESDIEKIIEIYLDKIHNTTPALLDKPVFVFIDEAHFDKNWAMNGKVIFDESPYVFLILTGSSSLHLNYNPDAARRLNILPVMPLNYSEHLNLKYNYRTDIQKDLFDLIFTGEVENAQEKESTIQKELLSLDNYPLNDWNIYLNYGGFPTTFNIKFEDIIVSKSWSIISKVITIDMGNVFNLNKNNQNLTYKTLVYLASQKPGEISHDKLSNYLDCSKTTINNIINTLEKTQLIFHSEAYGGTSKKVKKPWKYNFATPNIRNCINKKFGNSAGSQVNMRGYCLKTKLHQIYLI, translated from the coding sequence ATGGTTTTGGTTAATATGGATGATGTAATTTATAATTATATACAGAAACAGTTATCTGAAGTTCCAATGATTTTAAACAGGAGACTGTCATATAATGGCATTGAATTTAATAGTAAATATGAATTCAGAAAACTTAAATCAATGATTGATAGTTTTTTAAATAATGAATCCGAGGAAAGGTATTTTGTATTGCCGGGAATTAGAGGTGTTGGAAAAACAACAATTCTATTTCAATGCTATGAGTATTTATTAAAAGAAAAAAACTTCAATTCCAATGATTTATTATATATTTCCTGTGAAACTACAAATTTTGCAGGTGAAAGCGATATCGAAAAAATAATAGAAATCTATTTGGATAAGATTCACAACACTACTCCTGCTCTTTTAGATAAACCAGTCTTTGTTTTCATTGATGAGGCTCATTTTGATAAAAATTGGGCTATGAATGGCAAAGTTATCTTTGATGAATCACCATATGTTTTTCTAATATTGACAGGATCATCTTCACTTCACTTAAATTATAATCCTGATGCCGCAAGAAGACTTAATATATTGCCAGTAATGCCTTTAAATTATAGTGAACACTTAAACCTAAAATATAACTACCGGACAGACATTCAAAAAGATTTATTTGATTTAATATTCACAGGGGAAGTTGAAAACGCACAGGAAAAAGAATCAACAATTCAAAAAGAATTATTAAGTCTAGATAACTATCCTTTAAATGATTGGAATATTTATTTAAATTATGGAGGTTTTCCGACAACATTCAACATTAAATTTGAAGACATTATCGTATCTAAATCATGGTCAATAATTTCCAAAGTGATAACTATTGATATGGGCAATGTTTTTAATTTAAATAAGAATAATCAAAATTTAACTTATAAAACATTAGTATATTTAGCATCTCAAAAACCAGGAGAAATATCTCATGATAAATTGTCAAATTATTTAGATTGCAGTAAAACAACTATTAACAACATTATTAACACTTTAGAAAAAACACAATTAATATTTCATAGTGAAGCATATGGTGGCACTTCAAAAAAAGTAAAAAAACCATGGAAATATAATTTTGCAACACCCAATATAAGAAATTGCATAAATAAAAAATTTGGAAATAGTGCGGGATCACAAGTGAATATGAGGGGATATTGCTTGAAAACCAAATTGCATCAAATTTATTTAATTTAA
- a CDS encoding GNAT family N-acetyltransferase: protein MSNVNYVIHEDGMPVMISAESDFDSMDTEEILKDYPYIIESMNNEEYYLENEMCFVFEELVYENKVVGFATFELHDQLTLVLTECYVLPEFRGKQIFFNEICKMIFSAPQFGILQPTRNLVELLIDYSFAKKVNDDIVVSGIDFYFDEWDVKSNMRNEISNETLLSNFYDLGICSTILVDSGEVIYHNLLENDLRKYGERKELTEEYFKGTAELFFKNQNEFEKLLHELKEELPREKWSYEVIVGDGEGLSGFMQEIVDNEIISQNRALEIKQQLIKEYEAGEISDEDIDERVTKLILGEMPDSMLFEEFQEFLDSPEAEDEDIQIMKEFFDMISDNKELGASIFNAVLSDDENEFENLIVNAMNDDEEFSNKFLELVDDHDENELQLPDGEYLDMSSLGLNLDSPYPIAEMMWGPNDDKYKLDDTYYGKDYPISHDIYVFRILKSLKKHNSLKIAKAMAGMKGAMTSQSVESQLFMQDLINDEVNYDNWDEFAHDSLTIKDLKNILRENNLKISGKKQELIDRIAENRIPLDVFRSEKVTLTPNGEEFIKQNQWIDFYDTFLNKFDFNDFSKYLDNNDGEFIELSLKYIKQHLKLAQKENDSIYIADCVIVQEMISKSGKEFFKNTE, encoded by the coding sequence ATGTCAAATGTCAATTATGTAATTCATGAAGACGGAATGCCTGTAATGATTTCTGCCGAATCTGATTTTGATTCTATGGATACTGAAGAAATTCTCAAGGACTATCCATACATTATAGAATCAATGAATAATGAAGAGTATTATCTTGAAAATGAGATGTGCTTTGTTTTTGAGGAACTAGTATATGAAAATAAAGTTGTTGGATTTGCAACATTTGAATTGCATGATCAATTAACATTGGTGTTAACTGAATGTTATGTATTACCTGAATTTAGAGGAAAACAAATATTCTTCAATGAAATATGTAAAATGATTTTTTCAGCACCTCAATTTGGAATTCTACAACCAACACGAAACCTTGTTGAATTGCTAATCGATTATTCCTTTGCAAAAAAGGTGAATGATGATATTGTTGTAAGCGGAATAGACTTCTATTTTGATGAATGGGATGTAAAATCCAACATGAGAAATGAAATATCCAACGAGACGCTATTGTCAAATTTTTATGATTTAGGAATCTGTTCAACCATTCTTGTCGATTCCGGTGAGGTAATCTATCACAACCTGCTTGAAAACGATTTAAGAAAGTATGGCGAGAGAAAGGAATTGACTGAAGAATATTTCAAGGGCACTGCTGAATTATTTTTTAAAAATCAGAATGAGTTTGAAAAACTATTGCATGAATTGAAAGAGGAACTGCCTAGAGAAAAATGGAGTTATGAGGTAATTGTCGGTGATGGTGAAGGTTTATCCGGTTTTATGCAAGAAATCGTTGACAATGAAATAATTTCTCAGAACAGGGCTTTAGAAATCAAACAGCAACTAATAAAGGAATATGAAGCTGGAGAGATAAGTGATGAGGATATTGATGAAAGGGTAACTAAGCTGATTCTTGGCGAAATGCCAGATTCCATGTTATTTGAAGAATTTCAGGAATTTTTAGATTCGCCTGAAGCAGAGGATGAAGATATACAAATCATGAAAGAGTTTTTTGACATGATAAGTGATAATAAAGAATTGGGTGCCAGTATTTTCAATGCCGTACTCTCGGATGATGAAAATGAATTTGAAAACCTAATAGTTAATGCAATGAATGATGATGAAGAGTTTTCCAACAAGTTTCTTGAGTTGGTTGATGATCATGATGAAAATGAATTGCAATTGCCTGATGGAGAGTATTTGGATATGTCTTCTCTTGGTTTGAATCTTGACTCACCATATCCTATCGCTGAGATGATGTGGGGACCTAATGATGACAAATACAAACTTGACGACACATATTATGGAAAAGATTATCCGATAAGCCATGACATTTATGTCTTCAGAATTTTAAAGTCACTTAAAAAACATAATAGTTTAAAGATTGCAAAGGCAATGGCGGGAATGAAAGGAGCAATGACTTCACAGTCAGTAGAATCACAACTGTTTATGCAGGATTTAATCAATGATGAAGTTAATTATGATAACTGGGATGAATTCGCTCATGATTCACTAACAATCAAGGATTTGAAAAATATTTTAAGGGAAAATAATTTGAAAATTTCCGGCAAAAAACAGGAACTCATTGATAGGATAGCTGAAAACCGGATACCTTTGGATGTATTCAGGTCTGAAAAAGTAACATTAACTCCAAATGGTGAGGAATTCATAAAGCAGAACCAATGGATTGATTTTTATGACACGTTTTTAAATAAATTTGATTTTAATGACTTTTCGAAATATTTGGACAATAATGATGGGGAATTTATTGAACTCTCTCTTAAATATATCAAACAGCATTTAAAATTAGCTCAAAAAGAAAATGATTCTATATATATTGCTGATTGTGTTATTGTACAGGAGATGATTTCTAAAAGCGGTAAAGAGTTTTTTAAAAATACTGAGTGA
- a CDS encoding Ig-like domain repeat protein, with protein MNYIYVHYGGDSHYSYASWNVTTFIEGKAVINCSCLDINEHEVGYYIIGLFDSEGNPYEHANLTVLFQNRTIYLTTDVNGIAKLPVVTSVGKYDVTVIYKNITKFDVITVKPAVMNVNIEDVIFGVSETIIVTLPVDATGNITFKIDGVVINKALVNGRVKVNVSISDLSLGEHDLVICYGGDCKYTNQTVSTKFSIKSHLSQIVVSASEFISYGEDIVVRATVTSGASGTVVFTLNNQVKILNLTGNQVSAVFRNIPAGEYLLSAKYNGDEIYQGSTNAVKVNVKKAKPSLMVNTSSLVLNKNIRIDAFLNVDAKGNVTFHIQGQYSPRKIKQ; from the coding sequence GTGAATTATATTTATGTGCATTATGGTGGGGATAGTCATTATTCCTATGCTTCTTGGAATGTGACAACTTTTATTGAAGGAAAGGCTGTTATCAATTGTAGTTGTTTGGATATTAATGAGCATGAGGTGGGTTATTATATTATTGGTTTATTTGATAGTGAGGGTAATCCTTATGAACATGCTAATTTAACTGTTTTATTCCAGAATCGAACAATATATTTAACTACTGATGTAAATGGTATTGCTAAATTGCCGGTTGTTACTAGTGTAGGTAAGTATGATGTGACTGTTATTTATAAGAATATAACTAAATTTGATGTGATTACAGTAAAGCCTGCGGTTATGAATGTTAATATTGAGGATGTTATTTTTGGTGTGAGTGAAACGATTATTGTAACATTGCCGGTTGATGCAACTGGTAATATTACTTTTAAAATAGATGGTGTTGTAATTAATAAGGCATTGGTGAATGGTAGGGTGAAGGTGAATGTTTCAATTTCTGATTTGAGTTTAGGTGAGCATGATTTGGTAATATGTTATGGTGGGGATTGTAAGTATACGAATCAGACTGTGAGTACTAAGTTTAGTATTAAATCTCATTTGTCTCAGATTGTGGTATCTGCATCTGAGTTTATTAGTTATGGTGAGGATATTGTGGTGAGAGCAACTGTTACGTCTGGTGCGAGTGGTACTGTGGTGTTTACTTTAAATAATCAGGTTAAAATATTGAATTTAACTGGTAATCAGGTAAGTGCTGTGTTTAGGAATATTCCTGCTGGTGAATATCTTTTAAGTGCAAAGTATAATGGTGATGAAATTTATCAGGGTTCAACAAATGCTGTTAAGGTTAATGTTAAAAAAGCAAAGCCTTCATTGATGGTTAATACTAGTTCTTTGGTGTTGAATAAAAATATTCGTATTGATGCTTTTTTAAATGTTGATGCTAAAGGTAATGTTACTTTTCATATTCAGGGTCAGTATTCGCCAAGAAAAATAAAACAGTGA
- a CDS encoding Ig-like domain-containing protein codes for MYKIPTNISVVAPEVKYGEEGQIIITISPGSAKLNGKLYVNGHFAKDASTQSMRILKIRRNVGVYNISVVFDSDEYYEGGVAYTTFIVSKWKTNLTLNVEDIGAGEDAIINLTIDPGDVRGEAKLSINGENITVFINNTVTPITITNLSNGTYHVSVFYPGDEKYDQSSASATFTVSMRTTALSVFISNDDLTGNVFVKTDYVDCTGEVRLYINNDMLIMNLTNGSCNFSVLNSREV; via the coding sequence GTGTATAAGATACCTACTAATATTAGTGTAGTTGCTCCTGAAGTTAAATATGGTGAAGAGGGTCAGATAATTATTACTATTTCACCGGGTTCTGCGAAATTAAATGGTAAGTTATATGTTAATGGACATTTTGCTAAAGATGCCAGTACTCAGTCTATGAGGATTTTAAAAATTAGGAGAAATGTTGGTGTGTATAATATTAGTGTGGTTTTTGATAGTGATGAGTATTATGAGGGTGGTGTTGCATATACTACTTTTATTGTGAGTAAATGGAAAACCAATTTAACTTTAAATGTTGAGGATATTGGTGCTGGTGAGGATGCAATTATTAATCTTACAATTGATCCAGGGGATGTTCGCGGGGAGGCAAAATTATCTATTAATGGTGAGAATATTACAGTTTTCATTAACAATACTGTGACTCCGATTACTATTACTAATCTTAGTAATGGTACATATCATGTTAGTGTTTTTTATCCTGGTGATGAAAAATATGATCAATCTAGTGCCAGTGCTACTTTTACTGTTTCTATGAGGACTACTGCTTTGTCAGTGTTTATTAGTAATGATGATTTGACTGGTAATGTTTTTGTTAAAACAGATTATGTTGATTGTACTGGTGAGGTGAGATTGTATATTAATAATGATATGTTGATTATGAATTTGACTAATGGGTCATGTAATTTTTCTGTTCTAAATTCAAGAGAGGTGTGA